Part of the Pseudomonas sp. Leaf58 genome is shown below.
TGGGCAAGGACGAAGTGGGCTACGCCCTGCGCGAACGCCTGCTGCCGCTGGCGACCATCGCCACGCCCAACCTGCCCGAAGCCCGCATCCTCGCCGAACTGCCCGAAGGCACCGCCGATGAGTGTGCCGAAAAACTCTTGCCGTTCTGTAGACACCTGCTGATTACCGGTGGTCACGGCGACGAGGACGAAATTCACAACCGCCTGTACACCCAGGATGGCCAGCTCCACACCTGGACCTGCCAGCGCCTGCCGGGCAGCTACCATGGTTCAGGCTGCACCCTGGCCAGCGCACTGGCCGGCCGCCTGGCACTCGGCGAACAACTGCAAAGCGCTGTACGCAGTGCCCTGGACTACACCTGGCGCACCCTGCGTGACGCCGAGCAACTGGGCAAGGGCCAGTTCGTGCCGCGCCGCCTGCCGCTGGATTTCTGCTCCTGATACGAGGCTTTCAATGAAGCTACGCGGTCTGTACGCCATCACCGACAGCCAGCTGCTCGCCGGCCGTTTCCTGTCCCATGTCGAAGCGGCGCTGGAAGGCGGTGTATGCCTGCTGCAGTACCGCGATAAAAGTGACGACGCAGCGCGCCGCCTGCGCGAAGCCGAAGGGCTGATGAAGCTCTGCGAGCGCTACGGGACCCAACTGCTGATCAATGACGACGCCGAACTGGCCGCGCGCCTGGGCGTCGGCGTGCACCTGGGCCAGACCGACGGCCCGCTGACCCCGGCCCGCGCCCTGCTCGGCCGCCAGGCGATCATCGGCTCCACCTGCCACGCCAGCCTCGACCTGGCTGCCCAGGCCGCCCGCGAAGGCGCCAGCTACGTGG
Proteins encoded:
- a CDS encoding hydroxymethylpyrimidine/phosphomethylpyrimidine kinase, encoding MNTYSSRPVVLCLSGHDPSGGAGLQADIEALIAQGCHAAPAVTALTVQDTVNVSDFRVLDREWVLAQANAVLADSTVAAVKLGMLGSIDMVDTVAELLAAHPHLPLVCDPVLRAGGGGRLGKDEVGYALRERLLPLATIATPNLPEARILAELPEGTADECAEKLLPFCRHLLITGGHGDEDEIHNRLYTQDGQLHTWTCQRLPGSYHGSGCTLASALAGRLALGEQLQSAVRSALDYTWRTLRDAEQLGKGQFVPRRLPLDFCS
- the thiE gene encoding thiamine phosphate synthase — translated: MKLRGLYAITDSQLLAGRFLSHVEAALEGGVCLLQYRDKSDDAARRLREAEGLMKLCERYGTQLLINDDAELAARLGVGVHLGQTDGPLTPARALLGRQAIIGSTCHASLDLAAQAAREGASYVAFGRFFNSVTKPGASAANVELLEQARAQVKLPIAVIGGITLDNAAPLVAHGADLLAVIHGLFGADSAQEVTRRARAFNALFAS